TCGCGGGCATCAGGGACAGCAACAGTTCTCGGGCGCCGGTCTCGTCGGCAACCAATGTCAGGCGGCGGGCTCGCGCTAATTCGCCGGAGATCGACACGGCTGCATCATAAGTCCGGACAGCCCGGTGCGGCGGACGTGTGAGTGAGGCACGCCCGCCGCCCGGAGTAGAACCGATTAACCGCACGTCACCTTGATGCTGAAGTCCTTGGTGATCATCCCGGCCATCGGGTTTTTCATGTCGGCGCCCTGCGCCTGCCCGGTGATGGTGTAGGTCTTGCCGTCGACCGCCACGTTGGCCGACCCGACCTTCGCGCCCATGTTGTTGGCGACCGACAGGGCGTTGCCGTCCACCACCAGCGCCAACGATTCGACCTTGGGGGTCGCTTCGTCGGTCATCACGACGGCCAGCGCCTGCTGCGCACCGCCGGTGGAGCCGCTACCGATGTCGATCTTGCCGCCCTGCTTCACACAGGTCACCGACGCCGGGTTGACGCCCGCCAAGTCGGCGCCGCCGACCTTGACCTGAGCACCGCTCCCGGAGGCGACGCTGGGGGCTGTGCTCGACGCCGGGCTGGCCGTGTGGCCGCCGCTCGAGCAGCCCACCACGGCCGCCGCCACGCCGAGGGTTCCGATTGCGCCCACGAGAAGACGTTTCACTGTCGTTCCTTCCTTCATGCGTCGCCCCGTTGGCGTCGTCATGCAGCAAGTACAGAACTCCGGCGTTGCTACCGATCCCAATTTTCAGGTGCAGCCGGTAGGCTCCGTCGGCGGGGACCCGATGGAGGGAGAGATCCGATGGCCAGCGTGAAGTGGTTGGAAACGCCTGAGGCACATGACTTTCCGGCAGCTTGCGATTACCTTGACCTACTCGCTGACCCGCCGACGGTCAAGAAGCTGGCGAAACGGCTGCAGACCGGATCGGTGACGCATAAGAAGGCCAAGGACATCCTGCGGGCCGCGCAGCTGAGCCTGTTACCCGTCGATAACCCACATGTCGCCGCCGACCTCAGCAAGATCGAGAAAGGCATTG
The Mycobacterium sp. 050128 genome window above contains:
- a CDS encoding lipoprotein LpqH translates to MKRLLVGAIGTLGVAAAVVGCSSGGHTASPASSTAPSVASGSGAQVKVGGADLAGVNPASVTCVKQGGKIDIGSGSTGGAQQALAVVMTDEATPKVESLALVVDGNALSVANNMGAKVGSANVAVDGKTYTITGQAQGADMKNPMAGMITKDFSIKVTCG